The following proteins are co-located in the Fimbriiglobus ruber genome:
- a CDS encoding DUF1559 domain-containing protein, translating into MRMSTHQPRCDRSRGFTLIELLVVIAIIAILIGLLLPAVQKVREAAARTTCTNNLKQLGIAIHNFAGTYNSQLPALSGDPSLPNSQQNNIAASIFYYLLPYMEQTALYNNPGSGANGAAITPVKTYNCPSDPTNQNGLPTAWKDTYWQTNPSPGWSTSSYAANYQMFGTVKGSSGNNGRGPAYTIATISDGTSNTVGIAEAFAYTTVSAASATPTGTNNGGGTGGNNIWYMGWYFGSPTYLVAPVIANSENFPTGNHWAGTPQGGVQVALADKALAQSGHTGVVNVALMDGSVRTVSNSISQLTWQYALTPADGNVLGSDW; encoded by the coding sequence ATGCGTATGTCGACCCACCAACCGCGGTGTGACCGCTCGCGCGGCTTCACGCTCATTGAATTGCTGGTCGTGATCGCCATTATCGCGATCCTGATCGGCCTCTTGTTGCCGGCCGTCCAGAAGGTCCGCGAGGCGGCCGCCCGTACCACGTGTACCAACAACTTGAAACAGCTCGGTATCGCCATCCACAACTTCGCCGGCACGTACAACAGCCAGTTGCCGGCTCTGTCGGGCGACCCCTCGCTGCCGAACTCCCAGCAAAACAACATAGCGGCATCGATCTTTTACTACCTGCTTCCGTACATGGAGCAAACGGCGCTCTACAACAACCCGGGCTCGGGTGCGAACGGGGCCGCCATCACCCCGGTTAAGACGTACAACTGCCCGTCCGACCCGACCAACCAGAACGGCCTACCGACCGCCTGGAAAGATACGTACTGGCAGACCAACCCGTCGCCGGGTTGGAGTACCAGCAGTTACGCCGCTAATTATCAGATGTTTGGCACCGTAAAAGGGAGTAGCGGCAATAACGGCCGCGGGCCGGCGTACACCATCGCCACTATCTCCGACGGCACGTCGAATACCGTTGGCATCGCGGAGGCGTTTGCTTACACGACTGTCTCTGCCGCCTCGGCCACGCCGACAGGGACGAACAACGGCGGCGGCACCGGGGGCAACAACATCTGGTACATGGGGTGGTACTTCGGCAGCCCGACGTACCTGGTCGCCCCGGTCATCGCCAACAGCGAGAATTTCCCCACAGGTAACCACTGGGCCGGCACGCCGCAGGGTGGCGTGCAAGTGGCGCTGGCGGACAAGGCGCTGGCTCAGAGCGGCCACACGGGTGTCGTCAACGTCGCGCTGATGGACGGCAGCGTCCGAACCGTCAGTAACAGCATTTCCCAGCTGACTTGGCAGTACGCCCTGACGCCCGCCGACGGGAATGTCCTCGGATCGGACTGGTAA
- a CDS encoding acetylxylan esterase → MSTVCNRRTWDYARWSMVALALAVTAASSRAQIVATPQKKSGVYELGEKIIWQIEVQRPKDSGSTKPAAEVKELAYVLKRDGLTPYKDGVLDVSGGKATLETSLDKPGSVLLELLSKGGAKQDKVLAGVLVAPEKIQPTTSPPADFDDFWAAKIKDLEAIPANAQLEAADGGQPDIEYFKLQMDNINGSRIYGQLAKPKKDRKFPALLIVQWAGVYRLQKPWVTDRAKQGWLTLNIEPHDLPFDKPDEFYQQASKTSQKDYTSIGSSDREKSYFLRMYLSCYRAAEYLAHRPDWDGKTLVVMGTSQGGQQSFVTAGLHPKVTAMIANVPAGCDVTGPKAGRAAGFPYWADQVKWTKNEQILKTGQYYDAANFARRFKGPALVSMGLIDETCPPTGVYAALNQVQGPREAVVLVNSDHQGRNGSQGAFYSRAGVWLQALAKGEPVPAK, encoded by the coding sequence GTGTCAACCGTTTGCAATCGACGAACGTGGGACTACGCGCGATGGTCGATGGTGGCACTGGCGTTGGCTGTGACGGCCGCGTCTTCTCGCGCCCAGATCGTGGCGACGCCCCAGAAAAAGTCCGGCGTTTATGAGTTGGGCGAGAAAATCATCTGGCAAATCGAGGTCCAGCGACCCAAAGACTCCGGCAGCACGAAACCCGCTGCCGAGGTGAAAGAACTCGCCTACGTACTCAAACGCGACGGCCTGACGCCCTACAAGGACGGCGTACTCGACGTGTCGGGTGGTAAAGCCACGCTGGAAACGTCGCTCGACAAACCCGGCTCCGTCCTGCTCGAACTACTCTCAAAAGGCGGCGCGAAGCAAGACAAGGTGCTGGCCGGAGTTCTCGTCGCGCCGGAGAAGATCCAACCGACGACTTCGCCCCCGGCCGATTTCGACGACTTCTGGGCCGCCAAGATCAAAGACCTGGAAGCGATCCCGGCGAACGCCCAATTGGAAGCCGCGGACGGCGGACAGCCCGACATCGAATACTTCAAGCTGCAAATGGACAACATCAACGGCAGCCGCATCTACGGCCAACTGGCGAAGCCGAAGAAGGATAGGAAGTTCCCCGCCCTTCTGATCGTGCAGTGGGCCGGCGTCTACCGGCTCCAAAAGCCTTGGGTCACCGACCGGGCCAAACAAGGCTGGCTCACGCTCAACATCGAACCGCACGATTTGCCGTTCGACAAGCCCGACGAGTTCTACCAGCAAGCCTCAAAAACGAGTCAAAAGGACTACACCTCGATCGGCAGCAGCGACCGCGAGAAAAGCTACTTCCTGCGGATGTACCTGTCCTGTTATCGGGCGGCCGAATACCTCGCCCACCGGCCCGACTGGGATGGAAAAACGCTCGTGGTGATGGGCACGAGCCAGGGCGGTCAGCAATCGTTCGTCACCGCCGGCCTGCACCCGAAAGTCACGGCCATGATCGCCAACGTTCCGGCCGGGTGCGATGTCACCGGCCCGAAAGCCGGGCGGGCGGCCGGGTTCCCGTACTGGGCCGACCAGGTCAAATGGACGAAGAACGAGCAGATCCTGAAAACCGGCCAGTATTACGACGCGGCCAACTTCGCCCGACGGTTCAAGGGCCCGGCTCTGGTCTCGATGGGCCTTATCGACGAAACGTGCCCGCCGACCGGTGTGTACGCGGCCTTGAACCAGGTACAAGGACCGAGGGAAGCGGTCGTACTCGTCAATTCCGACCACCAGGGCCGCAACGGCTCGCAGGGAGCGTTCTACAGCCGCGCCGGGGTATGGTTACAGGCGCTGGCCAAAGGGGAACCGGTCCCGGCCAAGTGA
- a CDS encoding BBP7 family outer membrane beta-barrel protein, whose translation MLPNIMLGLMVLTEAAGAGPVQPAAGTSQTAAPSVVVQSPAPSGAATGVPSTPPQFSAPASSPLGTNFNGISTGCGTPTSTLCEPVASCCKPTCGPPGRCWVEADYLMWFASGTPQPALVTASPGGTSRANAGVLGVPGTTVLAGNGTDQFGLLSGFRVRGGYWFDEGQTCGLDGSFFFLGQGSNTNSFSSPGSPIYSRPYIDGSTGLPAAELVSYPGILAGGVTTRDTLNFIGGDINLRNNLCCSCAGRVDLITGFQVLNLGETLTVTENLTALGGTPGVPAGTNIVVMDRFSTQNTFYGGQVGLAGEWWAGRWSVGARAAVGLGVVHSTVNIDGSTTITPPGGPSVVHEGGLLALPSNIGSYSTNSFGVAPSAAVNFGYQVSDHIRLIAGYSFLYLNSVARPGNQIDPVINTQQIPPATGTGTQPAGGVRTSDFWVQGVNLGMQFRY comes from the coding sequence TTGCTTCCCAATATCATGCTCGGGCTGATGGTACTCACGGAGGCTGCTGGCGCCGGCCCCGTGCAGCCCGCGGCCGGCACCTCGCAGACTGCCGCCCCCAGTGTCGTGGTTCAATCGCCGGCCCCGAGTGGCGCCGCGACAGGTGTGCCGTCCACGCCGCCACAATTTTCTGCCCCGGCGTCCTCGCCGCTGGGCACCAATTTCAACGGCATTTCGACCGGTTGCGGAACGCCGACCTCGACCCTGTGCGAACCCGTCGCGTCGTGCTGCAAACCGACGTGCGGGCCGCCCGGTCGCTGCTGGGTGGAAGCCGACTACTTGATGTGGTTCGCCTCCGGCACCCCGCAACCGGCGCTCGTAACGGCGTCACCGGGCGGCACGTCGCGGGCGAACGCTGGCGTCCTCGGCGTTCCGGGCACGACGGTCCTCGCCGGGAACGGAACGGACCAGTTCGGCCTCCTGTCCGGGTTCCGGGTTCGGGGCGGGTACTGGTTCGACGAGGGGCAGACCTGCGGGCTCGACGGGAGCTTCTTCTTCCTCGGCCAGGGGTCGAATACGAACAGCTTCTCGTCGCCCGGCAGCCCGATCTACTCTCGGCCGTACATCGACGGCTCGACCGGTCTGCCGGCCGCCGAACTCGTCTCGTACCCCGGCATATTGGCCGGCGGGGTCACGACCCGCGACACGCTCAACTTCATCGGCGGGGACATCAACCTGCGGAACAATCTTTGTTGCTCGTGCGCCGGCCGCGTCGACCTGATCACCGGCTTCCAGGTGTTGAACCTGGGCGAAACGTTGACCGTCACCGAGAATCTGACCGCACTGGGCGGCACCCCGGGCGTCCCGGCCGGGACGAACATCGTCGTGATGGACCGGTTCAGCACGCAGAACACGTTCTACGGCGGCCAGGTCGGGCTCGCCGGCGAGTGGTGGGCGGGCCGGTGGTCGGTGGGCGCCCGGGCGGCGGTCGGGCTCGGGGTTGTCCATAGCACAGTTAACATCGACGGTTCGACGACCATCACGCCCCCCGGCGGGCCGTCGGTCGTCCACGAGGGTGGTCTGCTCGCGTTGCCGAGCAACATCGGGTCGTATTCGACGAACTCGTTCGGCGTCGCCCCGTCGGCGGCGGTGAATTTCGGGTATCAGGTCTCCGACCACATCCGGCTCATCGCCGGCTACTCGTTCCTGTACTTAAACAGTGTCGCCCGGCCCGGCAACCAGATCGATCCGGTGATCAACACGCAACAGATTCCCCCCGCGACCGGAACCGGCACCCAACCGGCCGGCGGCGTCCGCACGTCCGACTTCTGGGTCCAGGGGGTCAACCTCGGGATGCAGTTCCGGTATTAA
- a CDS encoding CbiM family transporter, translating into MLFAVHLSDGILTSVWEIGGWIGTALLLAVACRKVTESEIPRIGVMTAAFFVASQVHLPLGGVSAHLLLNGLVGVILVLRAPLAIAVGLVLQALLFGHGGFYVLGVNVCVSAVPALIAGIAFAPLHRLGLLQRKPVRFAATTAIALVWLATAVVALQWVRSRMQTNSSPFPDDPALWWVADPWVAVSLIVAAAVVGRAERWLEADPEFPIGLLLGAATAYATVGLNCFVLWAGGKQEVRGLAGLVLLAHLPIVALEAIGVGFVVAFLAKAKPEWLGTAKPLLTTSETTSASTD; encoded by the coding sequence ATGCTTTTCGCGGTTCACCTCTCCGACGGAATACTCACTTCTGTTTGGGAAATCGGCGGATGGATCGGGACCGCGTTACTGTTGGCGGTCGCCTGCCGCAAGGTGACTGAGTCTGAAATCCCGCGTATCGGCGTGATGACGGCCGCCTTCTTCGTCGCCTCACAAGTCCACCTGCCCCTGGGCGGCGTCTCCGCGCATCTGTTGCTGAACGGGTTGGTCGGCGTGATCCTCGTCCTTCGGGCGCCTCTGGCGATCGCCGTGGGGCTGGTCTTGCAGGCGCTTCTTTTCGGGCACGGCGGGTTCTACGTCCTGGGCGTTAACGTCTGTGTGTCGGCTGTACCAGCGTTGATCGCCGGGATCGCGTTCGCCCCTTTGCATCGGCTGGGCCTCTTGCAGCGAAAGCCGGTGCGGTTCGCCGCCACGACCGCAATCGCGCTGGTCTGGCTCGCGACGGCAGTGGTCGCCCTGCAATGGGTCCGCTCGCGAATGCAGACCAATTCGAGCCCATTCCCGGACGACCCGGCCCTGTGGTGGGTGGCCGACCCGTGGGTCGCGGTCAGCCTGATCGTCGCGGCCGCCGTAGTCGGCCGGGCGGAACGGTGGTTGGAAGCGGACCCGGAATTCCCGATCGGCCTGCTGCTCGGCGCGGCGACGGCTTACGCCACGGTCGGGTTGAATTGTTTCGTACTTTGGGCGGGTGGGAAGCAAGAGGTGCGCGGACTGGCGGGGTTGGTGCTGCTCGCCCATTTGCCGATCGTCGCGCTCGAGGCGATCGGCGTCGGCTTCGTCGTCGCGTTCCTCGCGAAAGCCAAGCCGGAGTGGCTGGGCACGGCGAAGCCCCTACTCACGACAAGCGAGACGACATCAGCCTCTACTGATTGA
- a CDS encoding Do family serine endopeptidase, translated as MSKSSRRPAAVVGLGVGVLVAMCATDGLRGQGTVPVPPPLPSLPTPRTFIDSTPSHPSPPRDLLTFRDVVKKVLPGVVSIEAKALAAKKPAAPRRPAPLPPGVPEEFRQFFQGNDDSDPNLGFGSGVIIDPAGVVLTNFHVVEGADTVEVSLQDGRKIASKDIRRDPKTDLAIIKLSADKPFPFVELGASDAMEVGDRVLAVGAPFGLAGSVTHGIVSAKSRQNLKLNQYEDFLQTDAAINPGNSGGPLVNLDGQVIGICAAIKSRSGGFQGVGLAISSNLAREVARQLLKTGVVQRGYLGLSIRELDATTAGQLGIARGAAVIVNQITANSPAAKAGIKVGDVITAVGGNAVSGANTLSKVVAKLSPGEQIELTCVRDGKAVARTVIIEEQPQNYGVRTPALAALTGTPIPGTGVSVAELTTENAASLGVPRNARGVVIVSVDRGGAGERAGLGSGTIVVKVDKTAVGTPNEFATALAAASPDRGALLAVYRPTGEIDFVVLKVNQ; from the coding sequence GTGAGCAAAAGTTCTCGGCGACCGGCCGCCGTGGTCGGGCTTGGTGTGGGCGTCCTCGTGGCGATGTGTGCGACGGATGGACTCCGCGGCCAGGGTACCGTCCCCGTTCCCCCCCCGTTACCCTCCTTGCCTACCCCCCGAACGTTCATTGATTCGACGCCGTCGCACCCCTCCCCGCCGCGCGATCTCCTGACGTTCCGCGACGTGGTCAAAAAGGTGTTGCCCGGCGTCGTGAGCATTGAGGCCAAAGCGCTCGCGGCCAAGAAGCCGGCCGCCCCACGCCGGCCCGCCCCGCTCCCGCCGGGGGTTCCCGAGGAGTTCCGCCAGTTCTTTCAAGGGAACGACGATTCCGACCCGAACCTCGGTTTCGGGTCGGGCGTGATCATCGACCCGGCTGGAGTCGTCCTCACCAACTTCCACGTTGTCGAGGGAGCGGATACCGTCGAAGTGTCGTTGCAGGACGGCCGGAAGATCGCTTCCAAGGACATCCGCCGCGACCCCAAAACGGATCTCGCGATCATCAAACTGTCCGCCGACAAACCCTTTCCGTTTGTGGAACTCGGCGCCAGCGACGCGATGGAAGTCGGCGACCGCGTCCTCGCGGTGGGCGCGCCGTTCGGCCTGGCGGGGTCGGTCACGCACGGGATCGTCAGCGCGAAGAGCCGCCAAAACTTGAAGCTCAACCAGTACGAAGATTTCCTCCAGACCGACGCCGCGATCAACCCGGGCAACAGCGGCGGCCCGCTGGTGAACTTGGACGGACAGGTCATCGGCATCTGTGCCGCGATCAAATCGCGGAGCGGGGGCTTCCAGGGCGTCGGCCTCGCGATCAGCAGCAACCTCGCGCGGGAGGTCGCCCGGCAGTTGCTCAAGACCGGCGTCGTCCAGCGCGGCTACCTCGGGCTCTCGATCCGGGAACTCGACGCGACCACGGCCGGGCAACTCGGCATCGCCCGCGGCGCGGCCGTCATCGTGAACCAGATCACCGCGAACTCTCCGGCGGCGAAGGCCGGCATCAAGGTCGGCGACGTGATTACTGCCGTGGGCGGCAACGCGGTGAGCGGGGCCAACACGCTGTCGAAGGTCGTGGCCAAACTCTCTCCCGGTGAACAGATCGAGTTGACGTGTGTGCGCGACGGCAAAGCGGTGGCGCGGACGGTCATTATCGAGGAGCAGCCGCAAAACTACGGCGTCCGGACGCCCGCCCTGGCGGCCCTGACCGGTACCCCGATTCCCGGAACCGGGGTGTCGGTCGCGGAATTGACCACGGAAAACGCAGCCTCACTCGGCGTCCCGCGGAACGCGCGGGGCGTGGTGATTGTGAGTGTCGACCGCGGCGGGGCAGGGGAGCGGGCCGGATTGGGGTCGGGGACGATCGTCGTCAAAGTGGACAAGACGGCCGTCGGTACGCCGAACGAATTCGCCACCGCGCTCGCGGCGGCGAGCCCCGATCGAGGGGCACTGTTGGCCGTGTATCGGCCGACGGGCGAGATCGATTTCGTCGTGCTGAAAGTCAATCAGTAG
- a CDS encoding ArnT family glycosyltransferase, which translates to MTATIAKNPIPLPLTGKVSANFLSARRVACALIVGFTVVNLLYLFLACPVDLSPDEAHYWDWSRRLDWCYYSKGPLIALLIRGGCELLGDFAVQTTGTLMPAVRAPAVLCNVLLLTAIFKLARQTFVSNRFALVVTALVLTVPPLTAGSVMITIDAPYLCCWAWACVFVQRGVTGGWWWVWAAAGAVCAAGLLAKQTMVLFPACVAAHLFWAGGWTPPAKRGFALMCAIATVGLIPIGIWNAGHDWVSIRHIFTMAAGPGRDGEPVAEFAGFLGLLDYVGGQFGLLFGYWFVAWVGAAVWFAPRRGREGDIGVAFLWWTSVPVWALFAVASVKAKGQPNWPAAAYVTGCVLAVAWVSRQIVDPRPWYRRTASGFLALGIVGGLAGGVVVRFPWMIRPVLASLVSEPTPTNPTPVRKLDPTCRLQGWRTLARAVDEARERVRAVEGYDPPVAAMTWFVPGELAFYCRNHPETFTFGAALDDRHSQYDFWHPNPLADAQAFRGRTFVYVGDLSPELERAFDRVDPPVEVIASDGGIPVADWSVRVLYGFKGFPANPGERRDAGY; encoded by the coding sequence ATGACGGCGACAATTGCCAAGAACCCGATTCCACTCCCGCTCACCGGGAAAGTCTCCGCCAACTTTCTGTCGGCGCGGCGGGTCGCTTGCGCGCTGATCGTTGGCTTCACCGTCGTCAACCTACTTTACCTCTTCCTCGCGTGCCCCGTCGATCTGTCGCCGGACGAGGCGCACTACTGGGACTGGTCGCGGCGGCTCGACTGGTGTTACTACAGCAAGGGGCCGCTCATCGCCCTGCTCATCCGGGGCGGGTGTGAACTGCTTGGCGACTTCGCGGTGCAGACGACCGGAACACTCATGCCGGCCGTTCGCGCGCCGGCGGTGCTGTGTAACGTCTTGCTCCTGACCGCGATCTTCAAGCTCGCCAGGCAGACCTTTGTCAGCAATCGTTTCGCGCTCGTCGTCACCGCCCTCGTCCTCACCGTTCCGCCGTTGACTGCCGGCTCCGTCATGATCACGATCGACGCGCCGTACCTCTGCTGCTGGGCGTGGGCCTGCGTGTTCGTTCAACGGGGCGTGACCGGCGGGTGGTGGTGGGTGTGGGCCGCGGCCGGCGCGGTTTGCGCGGCCGGTCTGCTCGCGAAGCAAACGATGGTGCTGTTCCCCGCGTGCGTCGCGGCCCACCTGTTTTGGGCCGGTGGATGGACCCCACCTGCAAAGCGCGGCTTCGCCCTCATGTGTGCGATCGCGACGGTCGGGCTCATCCCGATTGGTATTTGGAACGCGGGCCACGACTGGGTCAGCATCCGGCACATATTCACGATGGCGGCCGGTCCGGGGCGGGACGGGGAGCCGGTGGCCGAGTTCGCCGGCTTCCTGGGACTGCTCGATTACGTGGGCGGACAGTTCGGCCTGTTGTTCGGGTACTGGTTCGTGGCGTGGGTCGGAGCTGCCGTCTGGTTTGCCCCGCGGCGGGGAAGGGAAGGGGACATAGGGGTCGCGTTCCTCTGGTGGACGTCGGTGCCGGTCTGGGCACTGTTCGCCGTCGCGTCCGTCAAAGCCAAAGGCCAGCCGAACTGGCCCGCGGCGGCTTACGTGACCGGCTGTGTGCTGGCGGTCGCATGGGTGAGCCGTCAGATCGTGGACCCGCGCCCGTGGTACCGGCGGACGGCCAGCGGATTCCTTGCTTTGGGTATTGTGGGCGGGTTGGCCGGCGGGGTCGTGGTCCGCTTCCCGTGGATGATTCGCCCAGTTCTGGCATCACTCGTAAGTGAGCCGACGCCGACCAATCCGACGCCGGTTCGGAAACTCGACCCGACCTGTCGCCTTCAAGGCTGGCGAACACTCGCCCGCGCGGTGGACGAGGCTCGGGAGCGCGTCCGCGCGGTCGAGGGGTATGACCCACCCGTGGCCGCGATGACCTGGTTCGTGCCGGGTGAGTTGGCTTTTTATTGCCGGAATCACCCGGAAACATTCACGTTCGGGGCGGCCCTGGACGACAGGCACAGCCAATATGATTTTTGGCACCCGAACCCGCTCGCCGACGCGCAAGCATTCCGGGGTCGGACGTTCGTGTACGTTGGCGATCTGAGCCCCGAACTAGAACGAGCTTTCGACCGGGTTGATCCACCAGTCGAGGTCATTGCCTCAGACGGCGGAATCCCGGTGGCAGACTGGTCGGTTCGGGTTCTTTACGGGTTCAAGGGGTTTCCCGCGAACCCGGGCGAACGGCGGGACGCGGGGTATTAA